The DNA segment acataatttctgtagtatttcaagatgtttctgacacgtattttgattcacatggcggagatccaacatttcttcactttttccagaatttcttctcttttttattttttttttgcgaaatacggagtttatgattcatgtgtgagtgtgtgttcttgatactcgtttagaacaagtagttttacaccaattacactattttttcttagtttaaaggccgtggactgaagatgtgaaatttccgaagcctctcccccacccccctttcgcgagcgcgcattttttcatgatagtcgtttagagcaagttgttttacacctattacgctgtttttgtttgtttgtgcccggttcagacgctttcggaaattcccgatataaatattccgaggcctctcccccacccctctttcgcgagagcgcatgttttttttgtcatattcgtttagagcaagttgttttacacatattacactattttttttttgttttggtgcccgggtcagctcctcagacgctttcggaacttcccgatgtgaattttccgaggcctctctcccacccccctttcgcgtgcgcgaattttttttttcatattcgttcataggaagttgttttacacctattacacacattttttttttgattttctgatatttgttacgccctatattaaccgaatcaagtaccctgacctcctaatatgccgcAAATCCCGTATttttgttcagaaaaaaaaaacggggtgGGGGCGGAATCCCCACATCCCGGAAtcataggaattttttttttttttcgttgaacgAATTACAGTGACCTACTATGTCACAAAACCACTTTTTTGGTTCTGAAAACAGGTTGGGGTGGAACCCTCTGAAATttgacccccccccacacacacacacattttcaaacttttttttgctgtttctttctatacacatatttttagataacattttgtagaaatatgttttcgagaGAGTGTGGAATACAATAGAGTGAAAATTCAAATAAGCTTgaaaagaatatgtaaaaatgCAGAGGTTATAGGAGTTAGTGGTAACAAAGTCTGTGGAGAGATAAAGAATGATAcaaaattcatttaattaaaaacattagAGTTTCTGTTTGTGTAAAACAAGTAACAGTataatagtaaaacaaaatatctttttcattCCTCTTAAAATTACTggacataatatataataatcccAGATTGCAGAATAGATTTAAAAGACAAATCCACTTTCCTTTTGTAATTTTTGGCGCCAAAATCAGGTAACTAATGCATTTCATTTctctgtggagagagagagagtgtgtaagtgATGAAGTTTACCTAAATGTTCAATGGTatagcaatatattatatacatcatcatcatttaacgtctgctttccatgctggcttgtgctggacggtttgactgaggactggcaagccaggaggctgcaccatgctccaatctgttctggtaaattttctactgctggatgcccttcctaatgccgatcactctgagagtgcagtgggtgctttttaagttccaccggcacaggcatcaaccacactcgaatggtgctttttacatggcactggcattggtcgtATGTTATAtatggagtggttgatgttaggaagggcatccagctgtagaaaccttgccagaacagattggagcctggtgcggcctcctggcttgccagtcctcagtcaaaccgtccaagccaagctagcatggaaagctgatgttaaacgatgatatatatatatatatatatatatatatattgctataccaTTGAAAGTTTTGGTAAACTTcatcactcacacactctctctccacaCAAAAATGAGATACCCTGATTTTGGTGCCAAAAAttgcaaagagaaagtgaatTTGTCTTTCAAATCCATTCTGCAATCtaggattattatatatattatatccagtgattttaagaggtatgaaaatgatattttgttttaatattatatttttacttgtttcacacacatacacaagctctAACATTTTTAATTAGATGAATTTTGTATCATTCTTTATCTCTACACAGACTTTGTTACCACTAACTTCTATAACCTTTGCATTTTCCCTTATTCTTTTCAAACTTATTTGAATTTTCAATCTAATGTTATCTAAAAATATgggtaaaaaaagaaacagcaataaatatttgaaactgGTGTGTTGCTTACCCTTGTTTGATATGACATGAACTTCAGGTTTTTTTAAGGTCTCACCAcagtttaaaatgtttcttattaatATTTGTCTTGCAGCTGATTCTAATGCAACATTCAGTGACTACAGGAAAAATTTCTGTCAATTGAAAGAGAAGTTCATAACTTGtaaaattgacaatttttgtaaatttcataAATCAGTAATTTCAGAGACTAAGGTAGGCTTGGTATTATGTAGAATGATATTAGTCTGCTTATTGTTACTTAACTCCAGTTTGAGTTGTCATTAGTTTGATGTGAATAGTCATTAGTTTGTTTTGTTGTGATATAGGATGTTGAATAATTTTTGAGGTTTATTCAAATGACTGGCCATATTgtagtacacctgagcactgtttACAATAAGCTCTGCTAAGATCAGAGAATTGTCTGTTAATTGCATTCATGAAACAGCATTCTTTTCTCTGAATAGTATATAGCTTTATGAAAGATAGATCAAGTTATTTGCTTTTGGCTTAATTGCAATATGAATGacattgtaattgtattttacatTGTAAAACCAAGCAGCAGTGTTAGAATTGTAACATTTTTTACAAGATCAGCATCAATTATTTGATTTTACTTCAGCATAATAATTTTCATAccaaatatttcatctgtctcaaAATAATGGAAAACCAGCTTGGTCCAAATCACTTTTATATACATTTGGCAAACATCACATCAATTCTTTAGAGTGTTTATAATTAGAAAAGAAATGGTTACTGGTCAGAATTATAAATTCATtctatattaatgatgaaataaatatagagTATAAGCATCCTTTATGTTGTTTTAAAATAGttcattttattttagtattGCTATCCTTATCTttaaaatttactcttttacttgtttcagtcatttgactgtggccatgctggagtactgcctttagtcaagcaattcaatcccagggcttattctttgtaagcctagtacttattctatcggtcttttttgccgaaccgcaagttatggggacgtaaacacaccagcatcggtggtcaagcgatgttaggggacaaacatatacacacacacacacatacatataagacacttgcccaaggtgtcatgcagtggaactgaacctggaaccatgtggttcgtaagcaagttacttaccacacagccgctcctatgcctatttcttcatttatttaaagtGAACTTTAGGTTTTCTTTACTTTGCTACTGTTTTGTATACTATATTTTGTCTTATAGTTGATATAGTAAATGCAGTAGTTTTCTAATTTCACTTGGTTAAGTAATAAATTTCTATGTAATTCACTTTGCTGTTTATCATTTTTGTCATTAAAGAATTTCATTATTGTTTGAAAGTGAAAAATAACTCACTCTTTAAATTTTTTGTAGTATCtgatcatcatttgacatccattttctttgctggcatggttgggtggtttgacaggaactggtaaggccaaGGATTGCAACAGGCtcctttgtctgttttggcacggtttctGTGGCTTGGTGGTTTTAACATtgcatcaacaccagtactttttacatgacaccagcactgacatggttaccaagtaacttgcaaacacacacgtacactataaaataaatataatatttcaaacAAGAGTTTAGTGTCACCATCTCTAGCTGAGTGGGGATACTGaactcccttgttcaaaaatataaggatgaAGATAGTGCATCAattgccagctggagacgatgtttcctggggctaaataactgtaacattcgtcctaactaggactgccacattatgttggcatataatctttactctagagtactgttTCTGAATGTTTCTTGTTCAGagaaataatttttcaatttatgAAAAACAAGAGCTTAGTGTCACAATTTCTacccaaacaattattctgtgctgatgaggAGAAATAACCTAGAAACCTTTGGTACACAGATACTGCTATAGATATTATCTAACTTAAGAAAAGGGATTTCATGCTTTCTGTAGTGTAATCATTAATTTGTAACTTGATTAACTGCACATGTGTGGTTTGAATTCCATAAATGggcttgtttttctttcctttctcagaCTGTCATAAGATCTACTGTCATTTGCATGAAAAATCTTATTAGTCaatttaatatctgcttttcaGGTGAAACACTGTCGTGGTAACAACTTGCATGAAGTTTGGAATGAAAAGGGAGAAGAACTTCTTGTCAGCATGCCACCAAAGTTTCGAAACCATTTTTACATCTTAAAAGGTTTGATTTAAATGCTCAGTTAAATTTTGCAATATAAACTTATTAATTGTATGTTTTGTGACTTTTAAAGTCTTAGATGCATttttttccttggcttttttATTTGCAGTAAAACTACTAATTccatttcataatttttaaatacatttttttgcattagcatggattggatgattctGAAAAAATCTGGTATTTGCATATTATGGGAGGTTTTATGGCTAAATGTACTACTGGTTCTAACTAATCAATAATGTAATAGGACTAATATTAAGTCTCAGCAGTGCTATACGAGGCAAATTCAATAATGAAGTAAAGGAGTATGGTAAGTATATGCAGTACTTGTAGCAAAATTTGGACTCCATTTTATCAAGGCGAATATTTCTGATTTACAGttttataatgaaaattaatCTCAAATTAGGAATCAGAAACTTATgacatatttttaaacaaaataacatcTAGAATCCAATGAAATTGCACATTGTCTCCATTGACAACAATTGGTCTGTAAGTTCAATTTCTGTGAAGACTGTAGAATCTACTGTTTTGAGCATTGCTCTTTGTcagtgaagaaaaagagaaaaaaacattattgtCACTTAGGCTGTAGGCAAtgagaataattttataataaactttagaCAGATTAAtgaaaagaactttcacctataAGATACATTTGTAGGCTGAGAAtaaaaggctttaaaaaaaatataattaggtGCTCATAAGTGATAACTCCATATTGTagtgccttaaccctttcgttactatatttctgaccaaaatacaccccttatgtgtttcaattaatttctaacataatcataaatttagtctggtttcattaaacaactataacttttttatttatcaatatattaatgtgatttttggaagataatttaatgaaatgttctcaaccaattctatactataatttttgtcacaaagtgactctaattgcaggtagatacaggtaaattcaacaaaatataaaattattaaaattttgttcaaacatcgctatagaaaatgggttattagctaatattcaattgggtatacaacaaaattttacgatagaatttgttattctgggtaactttctgatacccataataatatttatggcaaaatagtcttaatttcatttaaggttgtgggaaaccactaactatccctttcgctttgtttacatttagcgtaacggttcgtttccgccgtaatgagttcaaatagactcatcagaaaaagtaaaaagaaatagtctatcactttactctcctgggaaagtccgTGGCTtcgtccagtttcttcagaaaaatcaccgaaagaaacagtttttaaattttcactccattcaggtgccaattcattttctttattgctgtcggagctctcggattcactgttttcactttcggaaaatgaaacatcagattcattatcaaataccacgtgcttttttttttcagtcatagagttagatttatcaaggtcttcagtagaaaatccttcgaattctgactcgctgcttgatataatgaaattcgtatccattttttgtcagaattacaaattttgaaaacacaataggaataaattttggaaaaaaatctcccaaaattcacagaattaaaattacacttcgatcgttgtacaaaactgtagatgaactgtttacgaattataatcacgtgttttcacgaatgtactaaagagatttgctctgatattctcatttaaatatgaataggtaaatacgggcgggtttggttacattaaccaaaatttttttcgggcggcttgtTTTATATTAGTATCCATCTATCAATATCATTCGTGCTCAATACAAAATAAGgtatctatacttttgtagaaaggaattaatgataggatattataattcataataCGTGTTAAAAAGCATAGAAGTATATCAGCAACATTAATGGAATTGCTAAATCATGATTTCTGCATCATTGCATGTCATCAATAGCAAGTGTCCACTATCAATTGCATGCTTAGACAAATTTCACTGCTACTGATATAGAAAAATAGTGatatctggcttttgttgacatgcagaaagcctttgacagaatcCCCTGcttccttatctggtgggcaattaCTGGTGTTGCATATAGATAAGACAGATGCTTTCACAATAAGGTTACTTTGATTATATCTTGTACATGGTTACTGTACTTGTTAAAAAAATTAGAGAACAAAGATTATagttcattataataataaaattattattctaacctctttttgttttttagggATGTTTCTCATAGTAGAGCCGATAGCTGAAGGTGTAAAGGTGAAAGCTGAAATTGTTAGAATCCTTTATAAggaacaaataaattatattattagtaaAGGAGTAtggtaagtatatgcatatatttacaattaCCTATTTGGTTAATCTTTACCCATTTGCATGTTTATTTTAAGCAGTATTAGTTTCATTGCAGAGTCTTTATTGAAAagtaagtttttctttttaaggatATAACTAATAACCACAGAAATTCATAATGATCTGAAAGAACACCTGACTGTTTTCTGTAAACATAATTTTTAGCATGATCTGTTATTTGTCAGACATTTCAGAGGTTGATTGTTTTCAGTAAAAAGacattttttatttaacatttaaaaCAAGTACCAGGAAATAAGTAACTCttgaaaattttgttttacttcttgCATTTGTGAACAATAGCATTGCTGGATATTTCTTGTTAAATGGGGTTCCAGCAGTCTAAccactggttcactgcatttccAATATCAAGAGCTACAATGGGTGTCTGTGTACTCAGCCTCTGAATGCCTATATTCTGTCAGCAAAGATGCTTCTGATCACAGTTTCTGGAAGTTTGCCGAATTTGTGATGAGAGCTATCTTTTGATAGCTAGGTGCAGAAAGCTATTGTCAAAAGCGTAGCTCATAGCGTTGTGTGTTGAGAGGATGTGAGCAGATGTGACTATACTATCTCTCATAAAATATCATACCGAAGTGGTAGCATTCTACTGAGTCTAATAGATTGCaacttatataattttatagaatACTGTTGCTTTAGTAGCTAGCCTCAGTGATATATACTGTGAACTGAGATAATAGTCCATGATGATTTTTTTAGATTTTGTAAATAACTACCTGAgggattttgaagaaaattttcatGATAGCACAGTACACTATTTTTGGTTTGTATACAAAATTTATCAAATGTAGCTGTCTTGGTTTTCATATTATTTAGCATACTTGTTTTTCAGGTGTACTGTGATAATAGTCCTGGTATAAGAATGTAGTTTTGATCACTGATAAGGATAGAAATACCAACTATTTCAAGAAGAATTATTTTAAACAACTCATATGACACAAATGTACCATTGaacaacaaaatacataaataacatattCACAGAAGTTTTGACTCAATGATTAGTGTTTGGTGTATGAACATTTTGTTTCATGACCTCAAAAATGCGATTGTTAGTGGATTCAGTCAGTGTTTTGATAGTAGTGGGTAGGACTGCCTTAGCAGAGTCGTGTATTGCCTTCCAAAGTGTTTCCTTAGATGTGTACTGCTTGCCATTCTGGTAGGTCTCACTTTTGATGATGCTCCAGAGGTTCTCGGTGGAATTCAAATCTGGAGAACAGGCTGGCCACTTCATTAGGGTTTCTCCTTTGAATCCCAATGAGGAAAGGACCACTTCGGTTCTCTTAGCCACATGTAGTGGGGCCTTACCATGCATAAAAATAACCTTGCTAAGCTCAGATAATGGGAGCTCATCCAGCCAGTCAGTTAGGAAATCCCTAATAGAGTTACAGTATGTGATAGTATTAATCTTCACACCTTCTGGCACTTTAAATGGACTGATCATCCTGTCTCCCATGATTCCAGCCCAAAACATGACTCCTCCACTCCCTTGCTGAGTGCACAAACGTATGTGAGTGGCGTTGTCATAAAACACCCATCCTTTAGCCCAACCATCAGGCCCATCTAGCATGGCTTGGCACTCGTCAGTGAACAAAATATGCTTGACATTAGTCTTCATATATATTCTATCCCATTCTAACCAAGCTTTTTTGTGTTTGGGAGTCAACAGAGGCTTGCAAGCAGGTTTCTTCTCTTTCACAAAGCTCCCAATTACTTTATTTCTGGTTGTTTTGGAGACATTTTCAATGCCAGCGTCTGCAAATAAAGCTTTATTTGTACATCCAGGAAGCATCGCTTGAGATAGGAAATGTCTTGCACTGTGACTGTCCAGGACTTGCCTTCACTGCACTCATTCCAATACTTGGGATTTTGTAAATATCTATGAATTGTTTTCACATGACAGCCTAGTTTCTTGGCCACTTCATCTGCAGACTTGcctttacttatttcttttataatctaGTTCTCATATTCTGTAAGAGCTTTTCCCCACCCCATCTTTTGAAATGAATAATAGGTCTATTAATTCTGTTCACCTGAAAAAGATAATTGTTGATTAATACGAAAATTAAAAACGCTGCAATTACTAAATTTTGTATACAAACCAAAAATAGTGTACTGTATACTATCAtgtaaattttcttcaaaatcccTCGGATAGTTATTTAGAAAATCTAAAAAATCATCATGGACTATTTATCTCAGTTCACAGTGtaagctatttctagcaaatgttTTTGCAGCATCAGCTCTGTCAGCTGCAATAACTCTAAGAGCATTCTTTTGGATTGCATTTAGTTGGTCGAGTAGATAATATGAGTAATTCCTCAAGGAAAGAGAAACATACTTCACCATACTTTGTTTTGTAGACAGTGGCTCTTCTTTCTATGTCTAGCTTGCTTCTATGCCACTTTGTTAAAGACTGAGGAAACATCTTTTACCTACATACATGAGCTGTTTATTGTTACaaaggagcctctatgtggttactcatcttgctagaaatagaaccaAGTTTCCTTTAAGTCACACCCTACTTCTCAGCTATGAAAACCAAAATCTAAGACTACATTCAGTTGTGTAGTTTTAAATGCATATTACAGGAAAAAGCAACATGGGGTGGTcttggctggaatgcttttgctcATTGGTTTTATTCAATCaggatttgtttgactgaaacttagaaactgaataattttgaaaatgctggtacatataaattatttaagtACTTACGTTGTTGCATGTATTTCTTAATGCTAATTATTAACCCATTACAACATTTCTCATAATTTTCCCCCATTTGGTGATAAGATTATTGTTAGTAGAGGAGTAATGACTGCTTTGGTTTTTATTGCTTATTAGTCTCATCAAATGGTACTCAAAAATTAAGTATTCAAGATAAATATTCTCATATTTTTCAGGCCTGAAGCGTTTGCTGCAGATGTTGCTAATAAAAAAGATGAAGCACAGATTCCTGATGATATGTTACCACCTTCTGACTCTGATGAAGAAGATCTTGGTACTTTAGTAAATAACTACAACAGACATGTGTGTCCCGCTCATATTCCCAATTCAGACTCCAGTGATAGTGAGGAAGCCTCTGATAACTGTGATGATAATAACTCTGAGATTGAAACTCTTTCTAATAACAAAGCTGACTCAAATAATGAGAGCAAAGACAGTTCAGATGTATTTAAGACAGATAATGACCAAATAAGTCGagtttcttcaaatatattagatttagatataaataaatctgATAAGTAACCTGTTACCATTTGTCTCTTACATATCTTTTTGACTTTATTTcagtagatatt comes from the Octopus sinensis linkage group LG11, ASM634580v1, whole genome shotgun sequence genome and includes:
- the LOC115217144 gene encoding probable RNA-binding protein EIF1AD, with product MTHITKRKYVANELLYEFVLPESNQYIVKVKHCRGNNLHEVWNEKGEELLVSMPPKFRNHFYILKGMFLIVEPIAEGVKVKAEIVRILYKEQINYIISKGVWPEAFAADVANKKDEAQIPDDMLPPSDSDEEDLGTLVNNYNRHVCPAHIPNSDSSDSEEASDNCDDNNSEIETLSNNKADSNNESKDSSDVFKTDNDQISRVSSNILDLDINKSDK